The Falco biarmicus isolate bFalBia1 chromosome 1, bFalBia1.pri, whole genome shotgun sequence DNA segment aggcagatgaaaaaGTCTATATGCAGCTGGGAGAAGCCTCACAATCACTAGCCCTcgttctcatgggggacttcaacttaccagctgtctgctggaaatacaatccagcagagaggaaacgggctaggaggttcctggagtgtgtggaggAGAccttcctggcacagctggtgagggagccagcTAGGGAAGGTGCCCGCTGGAcctgtttgtgaacagagaagggcTGGTGGGTGACGTGGTGGGTGGAGGCATTTTTGGGCATAGTGATCATGAAATGATGAGAATTTTTGATTCTCGGAGAAGCAAGGACTGGTGTCAGCGGAATTGTTGCCTTGGACTTCCAGGGGGAGATTTCATCTGGTTCAGGAgctggttgacagagtcccttgggaggcagtcctgaagggcaaaggagtccaggaaggctggacatccTTCAAGAAGGACATCTTAAAGGCACAGGGGCACTCTGTCCCCATGTGCCGAGAGGCCAGCCAGTGGGGAAGACCatcctggctgaacagagagctttggctggaatgcaggaagaaaaggagtttatgagctttggaagaaggggcaggtgACTTTGGAGGACTACAAGGAcgttgtgaggttatgcagggagaaaactagaagggccaaagcccagctagaacttaatcCAGCTACTGTTgtagaaaacaataaaaaatctttctataaagacattagcaacaaaaggagagCTAAGGAGACTCTCCATGCTTTATTGGTTGTGgggggaaacatagtgacaaaggctaaggaaaaggctgaggtactccGTGCCACCTTTGCCTCAGCCGTTAATAGTCAGACCAGTCATTCTCCGGGTaccagccccctgagctggaagacagggacagggagcaggaTGAGGCCCCCATAATCCCAGGGGAAATGGTCGGTGAGCCACTGCACCGCTGTGACACACACAGGCCTGTGGGGCCAGGCGGGATCCCCcggggtgctgagggagctggcagaagggcTCACCGAGCCTCTGCCCATCATttaccagcagccctggctcaccggggaggtcccagcagacgGGAGCTCAGCCAGGGTGACACATtcacaagaagggcaggaaggaggatcaggggaactacaggcctgtcagcctgacctcggtgccagggaaggttacgGAGCAGGTCAGCCTGAGTGCCATCGtgtggcacatgcaggacagccaggggatcaggcccagccagcacggGTTCATGAAAGGCACGTCCTGCctgatgaacctgatcttctacaACAAGGTGACCTGCTTGGTGGgtgagggagaggctgtggatggtgtctGCCTGGACCTTAAGGAAGGCTTTGACACTGTTTGCCACagtttcccacagcatctcGTGGAAAAACTGGCTGCTCACGGCTTGGGTGCCGcgctctgtgctgggttaggAGCTGGCCgggtggctgagcccaaagcgcggtggggaatggagttacCTCCCGCTGGTGTCCAGTCAcaggggtgtccccagggcccAGCACCGGGGCCAGTCCTGTCTCATGCCTTTATGGATGATGTGggcgaggggatcgagtgcacccgtggtcagtttgcagatggcaccaagCCGGGGGGAGcgtggctgtgccgggggcagggggctctgcggggggctccgggcaggccgggccgaggggccggggccggtggtgtgggggtccccagggctgagcgccgggccctgcccctgggtcacaccagcccccggcagctgcgggctgggggcagggggctgggaactgcccggcgggacagggcctgggggggctgggcggcagcggctgggcatgagcccccagcgtgcccaggtggcccaggaggccagcagcgTCCCGGCCGGTGTCCGAAACGgtgtggccggcagggccggggcagcgcccgtccccctgccctgggcactggtggggccgccccgcggggcctgggctcagcgttgggcccctcacggccagacagacactgaggggctggagcgtgtccagagccgggcaggggctggggcaccaggcccgggggcggtgggggggaTGACCTGGTGGTTCTGCAAGGGTCTGAACAGAGCTTATAGCCAGatggggttggtctcttctcccaagcaaGAAGCAATACCatgagaagaaacagcctcaggttcTGCTAGGGGAGGGCTAGATTAGATAttgggaaatatttcttcactgcaagggtagccaagcattggaacaggctgcccagggaggtgaggGAATCGCCATCCCTGGGGGTATTAAAAAGCTGTGTAAATGTGGAGCTTAGGGACAGGGtgtagtggtgggcttggcagtgctgggttaatggttggactggatgatcttgaaggtcttttccaacctaaatgtttctgtggttCTGATGTGTAAACAATTAAACACATACGCAACTTCTaactttttttacagtaaaCCTTAAACCAACCTCCCAGCGTGGGAGAAAGCTTCCtaaagatttctaaaaatcGGGCCAGTCCAAGCTAGCGAATTGTCCTGCATTAGATGCTCAGTTTCAAACTTTATCTGGATCCCATTGTGTTGgctattttatttgcattgaaTTATGGTCCCTGCCTTGAAGAGCTTACGTGCTTAAGGCAAAGCACAGTATGTGGTTGTACCCATCTGAAAgaatggaggaggaaggacagaggaaTTCTAATAAAACATGTTGTTTGAATAGGCCAGCTGTCTGCACAGTTAAGTGATTTTGAGACAATAGTGTTCTTTAAGATCCAAATAAACAGGATAATCCATGACATACTTTGGGCATGGAATATGTACAACTATTTTGGTTTGCAACTTTTAAAGCTACTCAGCAAATCTTCTATTTGTTGATTACTCTAAAACTTAGTTTAGACAGTCAACTATAAGAAAGCACTAGTATTTGATTTTTAGGCTGTATCTACAGACTTAAAATAGGTGTCAGATTAAAGcttggtatttaaaatattcttttttttaaagctgggaTAAGTGAAACTTACTTGGCTAATTGGTTTAAATTAGCAAATTTTCTAACCAAGCATGAAGCACTGTTAACTGGCcaacagttttgctgcttttcaattTGCAAATCCCAAGTCTGCTGTAGTTATTCTTATACTTCATTGTATAATGTGGAGGAACAGCTGTAAAATGTGCAGAATGTTCTCAAAGAAATGCTTTACAAAAGAGTGAGAGGCTTCGCTGGCAGACTGCTTCTAATGTGGCATTACCACTTCAGATGAGAAGTTGTGCACTATGGGTTGTGTCTGTATTCACAGTAAAACTTGCAGGTGGTTCTTAAAGGATACTCACTTTATGTATTgaattaagattattttttcccttgtactTTTAATATgagcaaaaaaagggaaacaatcTGCAGTCTGATTTAACTTTATActgtttctaattttaattctttcacagcacagaatgtGAACACCCATGTCTtgaaattttttctttagtaagGTATTCTTAATAGGAAAGCATAACAGCCAAATGAAGGACAGCAGTCTTAAGAAGAGATTATCCTGctgtcttattaaaaaaaaaaataaattccctgCTAGGTTTTCACATTGTTAATCCATTTTGGCTGTACCTTAGGTTGTTCACTGTTACAGGTTTTAATTCTGTGATGGGCCATGCCTAGGAAGCTGTCCCTGTCCCTTGCTAAGAAACACAATGCTGTAATCTTTGAGTATATGGGATTATGTACAGCATTAACAAGGTACATATATGCTGGAATGGCTCATGAAATACTTTGATCTCCATGTTTTTGGAATTTactacctttttaaaaaatgaatatgtaattGTAGTGTGAAATCTTGAAGAGCTGGGTATTTATGGCTCATCCTTCTATGCTTGAATTtgatttgttgttttaaattcaACTGGGTTTAAAAGAAGGTCTCTTCTTTGCATCTTTCACTTGtatctttcttttgttttcagaagagaGTCCTTGGAAAGCTTTAAATGGGGGTTACCCAATCCAGACTGACACAACAAGGAATTCAGCTTACCCTTTCCCAGTGTGCCCATTCAGCACCAACACTGCCAGTAATGGTAgtctgcagtggcagcaggaaTCTTCCAGTACATCTATGGTGTCAGGATGGATAAGTGAGTTAAACCTTAACGAAAACTCGGGTCAGCCCTTGGCACCACCAACAAAACGCCATTGTCGGTCCCTCTCTGAGCCGGATGAGCTGGCTCGCTGTCGATCACCGTGGAAGCCTGGCAATTCAAAGGTTTGGACTCCTGTGTCAAAGAGACGGTGTAATAGTGGTGGTAGTGCTACCTTGCAACGCTGTAACAGTCATGGAAGTGCAACCTTACAGAGAAGCACAAGTATCAGTCTGCCCCAAAACATACTGTCGCTAAATAATGTCTTCACTATCACCAGCTTCAACACGTCACCAGTACCCAGACCTTCCTCTGCTAGCAGCGGGTTTGTGGACAGTAGTGAGGGCAGCACAAGCTCGAGTACCCGCTGGAATTCTGGAGGCCCTTGTGACTTTAACCCAAGGCGCCGCCTCTCCCTCTCACAGGAGCACATCACTGAGACGGGAAATCTCTTGCCTTCAGCTAACAGCACTCCCACCTCCACACCTGAGCTCAGCCGGCGTCAGGGCTTGTTGAGATGCCGCTCTCAGCCTTGTGttctgaatgaaaagaaaagccgGCTAAAGCGCAGACGGGAGGAGGATGTACGATGGAACAGACCATCATtagacttttttaaaatgacacgGGTGAGATTTTACTTTCCTTAGTGTATGAAGGGAGCTCTTGCAGAAAGGCTATTCCTAGATAAACTGATTTGTAGTTGTTACAGATTTGCTTGTGTTCTTGTACTGAGACACACAGATACGTATCTCTTGCCTTCAGCAGTATAGCAGGCTTCTTATACTTGCTAGTGCTATACACTATAGCAACTTTCTGCTCCTAAAGCCCAATTCTTGAAGTCCAGTCTACTTGATACAGCGTTACAAACAGCTATGAAAAGATGCTTGAGGCAGAGGCCAGAGAAAAAATGGCTAGACTTTAAAATGCAAGGAAGCCATGTGGAAGGGAGGTGGACAGGGTAGCAGAAGTCATGCCACTGTGTTCCTAGAAAACAGCATGCAATGATTTCTAAGTTGTCTTGGTGCAAATCTGTTTGGTTAAACATCCCCTTACAGTTTGAGTGTTTCTgtaaagcaaaagaacaacaatCAAACCTCTATATAAATGAATTAAAGAAGCTGCTAATAAGCAGTCAGAAATAGGTGTTCCAATACAGCGACTGCAGATGCTGTAGCTGAGTGGAGTGGTGTTTTACTCCAGTTATTCAGAATTCTACTTCCCTCCTCGTGTGAGTAATGGTGCAGATTTAAGAACTAGTAAATGTCATGCCTATACTCTGCATGTAATGCAAATGCATGTGCACAGCTCgcttttttaaagcttctgtgTTCACAGAGGCAACTGCTACAGTTTAAAACTGAAGGTGCTCATTTAGTTTATTTCTGTAGATGTAAAATTTGAGTGATATGTTATGGTCAGAGAACACTTTCTGCTTATGAGAATATAACCTTTCAGTAGGTACCAGACTCAGGAGGTTTATGTGAGTAGATCTTTTAAGAGTAATGGGGAGGAGGCAGTTTGCAGAAGTAGCAACAAAAATATAAGGGAGGGGAATAGTTCTGCACCAGTGTCCCTGCATTTCATGCACTGTGCCAAAGAAAAGCTGAATAGGATAGGGTGCTGGCTAAAATGTCATGTCTGTTGTACTTTGGTATTAGTAGACTTTACATAAAAATGTGTAGGAAAAATACTAGTAAGATACTGGAACTGAACTGTTTACTGTGGGGTATTCACAGAGTTAACTAAATTATGTCCACTTTACTAGGCTACAAGTCTGCATGATGGCATCTGTCCTTCTTTTATACTTTTGAGACAACTTAGCTTaaaggattttctttaaaaatatggcGCTTTTGATGAAGCTGTGGGTCAGGTAATTACAGAATGATCTGTTTGCTTATTGGCAAGGTCGGTAACCAGTTCTGTTCTAGGGATGACTAAATGCTATTCTGAGTTTTGATTGAGAAGCAAGTTTACTAGTTAGCTAATCAGATCTTTACCAGTTTCTGTGTTAATCACAGCTGAGATTAGTTTGCTAAGCTACTCCAAAAATATtagtggatttttctttcaactgcCTGTGTGGTCTAATGCAGGTTTCTGTATTTAAACTGAATGCAAAAATGTAAACCTGCTTGGTTTTTGGCTGGtcttgctgtttgctgcctTCAAGCTCTAGAGGTGAGATGCGGTATTTCAGACTTGCAGAATAGTTTTGGTTGCTCAGATGTTATATCTTCTAAATAATGCATGTAATAGTGTGTACGGAGAAAACAAGATATAGTCCCCATCTGCAGGATGTTTTTTCGGCTATTTagttttgctgctgaagagTACGTGTGACTAATATTCAGCCAGTTATGATCGCTTTATCCTGCAAGACCTATTTGGAAATGATGTCATAAGCAGAGTAGTTTATGCAACAAAGTTCATTCTAGAGTGTCAAGGCCTGATAggttttttcccagctgtttcaGTAGAGTCTTGCTATAAAGATACTACTGTGTATTTAATCAAAGGCACAAAGTAGAGTTTGAAAGTACATCAGTTTCCAAACATGCTAAActttaatgaaaacatctgtttaaaaactaagtactgaaaacatttgaagtaaaaataaagttttcaagAAATGTTGGGTTTTTAGAATGACAGCTTGCTTACCCATTACATTGTCAGAAATCTTGCGTTTTTTCATAGCTCACCTTTTCCCCATGCCCCAAATCCTGGCAGATATATATGCTTTGAAACTTACATTGTGGTCTTAAACGTTTTTCTCTcaacttaaaacaaaatactgctgTATGAAACATTATAAGCTAATACTACAGAAGACTTGTTTTGAAGTGTCATACAAGGAGATGTGGATGTGTCCAATATCTGCATATAGCTCAGTGAAGATCAGGACTACATTAAGGAGAAGTCCAGTAAGGCCTGTTTCCTGTATTTTGATGGCTCCTTATTGtttccagaaatgctttttctgcaaTTCCAAATGCACTTCAAAGTCAGTTTATGAAAGACCTATGttgaaaacaaatgcttttaaggATTTTTTGTTCTAAACTGTAGTGCAAATATTTTGATGTCTTCAAATTTTCTGAAGAAGCCGAACTTGTCAAATAGTGCTCAAAACCAGGTCAGTAATTAGATTATTAGTATTGCTTGTGGAGATCTTAAGTCATATTTGACCCATGTTATAATAGAACTGAAGGTGCTGCAGAGGGAGAGTTTATTCTGCTTATTGGGGTGGTATATATTAATAGTGGAGCCACAGCTGTGTGAAGAGGGGAGTTTTGGGTCTGCAGCCATTTCTGCCAATGCACTGAAGCCCTCGGAGGCTAGCACTGAAACACCTGCTGAAGCTGCTCAAGGTTTCTCAGCTAGGAATTCTCCCAGGTCTATTTATCAGAACTAAAAGGTTTATTTACTTTAACCTGAAGCAAGTGCTGTTGTATCTGAATTAAAATCTTGAATAGCTGTGGTTGGGTGAAGCTTCACAGGAAGAAGGGTATGAAAAgtgatttttggtttggttttggggttgtgtTTTTTGCATTAGTGAACtgttttttttgctgtctgaGTTCTGGAAAATGTACTTGGTGATTGCTGCTTCGGTCCCTGCTGATTTGCTAAATATAAGTGCTAGAAAAGCAAAGTTcctgttgttgttgctttttatgCTTAGAGTTCATAGGTGAGTAAATTCAGATTATTAATCAAGCCTTACATTCTATCCTTAGTTTCTCTACTTGCTTATCGCTTGCTCCTTCCACTGTTGCCTCTTAAATAAGGCAcaagttaaaatattaaagaaggaaagaaattggGCAGCTCTTAACACCATaaactggtttttttgtttacttggatttgtttttcttcttccatagACCTTCACACTTTACTTCACTGTACTTCCTGTCTTAGACTTCATGCCCTCTTGGAAAAGAATGTGCCAGATCTTCAATTCTTACTGAGAACATTACGTTAATATTCAGTAAAATGAGTAATTCACGTATATAGAAATAGATTGAAATGATCAGGCGGACTGCTGTACACCAGTGTTTAGTGCTCTCATAGTGCTAAATTCAGAAGCATCTTTTTCTGGACTTGAAGCTGAAAATACAAACTTGTGAAACTTCAGAACTTACAGAACATGAAGACAGCTGTAAAAACAAGTGGATAAGACTGTAGGAAAAGGTAACAAAATATGATAGCTGTTTTCAGCCCCTAAGGattcaaaattactttccctGCTCAGCTATGTATGCAAGAATAGCTGTATGAGTTATGGAACAGCAGAACACAGTATCTATGCCTACTTAGTATTTGTTCGCAATCCCCCAAATATGAAGCTGGCTCTGGTGAGGAGTGTCAGTCTTCCTTGACTGCAGCAGTCATCTGATTACCCTGCCATTTCAAGATGCCTGTACATGGCAAAGAGCCTCTTTGGACTTGTGTTCTTCTGCAGCTAATAAACTCTtatcacagagctgctgcagaaaagtaAAGGTGGCATTTAGACTGGTAACTGCATGCACTAGCAGGatagaaatgtttctttacTGAAGAGGAAACTGTAGGCTTTCAGATGTTCTGCTTCATGAATTATGTCAGTCAATCCTGAGGTGTGACAAGAACAGTCAGGAGGTTGCACATGTCTTTCAGTGTATAAGCGGGTTTTATTGTGACAGTGatatttaattctgtttcagaTCAAATGCCACACTGTAGTTTGAAGTCTTTCTGGTGTTTAACATTCTTTGCTACTCCCCTCACAATGGCTGTGGTTGTGgggttgcaaaaaaaaaataatcttataaAAGCCCCAAACTTTAACATGTTCTCTGAAGTGGTCTTTGGTCTGTTTAAATAGTTAATACATAATAGCTGGCTTTATCCAAGCAAGGAGTAGTTTTAACTATTCAGTGCCATGGCATCTCATGTGTTAATATTACACTAGATAAGACAACACAATGAAGAGTTTTAAGGGTCTCTAAACAGTGAAGATACTCGGGGACTGAAGTTGTGATTTCCTAGCACAGGGTGCTTCTGCCACCTTAGAAATGCTTTAAAGTTGTGTGGATTTTACACCAGTGGATTTTCCTAGTACTGAGAGAGATCCCAAGTGCCACAGCAGGTCAGGGGAAACTCTCTAGCCTGGCGCCCTGCCTGCTGGAGAACAGCTGCTTTGAGGCATACAGGAACAATGGATGTGCAATGTGATACTTCCTCTAGCATGATGGCCTGGCTTATGCCAGTGTGCATCTTGGGGGCTTCAAAGTGTGCATCAGTGGTTGGAACTTTGACAGCTCCCATTAGATCTATGTTCTGTTGataactgttttttttaaccctttttcTTGGATCTTCAGAATATTCCacaacaattttaatttttgcaaacATTCATAGTCACCTTTTCCAAACACCTGAATACTTGCTTTCTTGGAGTGTAAGGTCTTGAATCAGCAAAACACTTGGATAGCTTTGATCCTTAAAGCAAATTGATCTTTAATTGTCTCTGCTTTATGATTATTGACTTTATTTCAGGTCACAGCGATGTAGTAGCTTTGTGGATCTGTATAGCAAGGAAGGCTTCTCACAAAAGGCAGCGTCTGAGTCATAAAGACTTGTCAACTCTGGCCAAAGTAGCAAGACAAGTATTACTTGGGTATGAGGGTGCACAGAGGGACTAGTTGATGGTGATTTTGACAGCAGCTTGAAATTGTACACGCAGTAGTGATGAACGGTGGGAGTGGATAATTTCCCTGAAGGGTGTGATGAGGTGGTATTTTATGAAGGGCAGAACAGATCGGGGTGCTGTGACTGAACTTAGGTCAGatgactgctgcttttcctaCAGAGACTTTTAGTAGCTCCTGATCTTTTCTGTGGAATCTGTGCACCTGCTTACTCTGATTTTGCTGTGTGGGCCAGTTTGCAGAAGCCAATGTGAATAAATACAAGGGTGAGATGGGATACTAATTATCTTATTCAAGTACCTAAACCAGAGTAACAAAACTTGTGGTTGCTATTTGAGAACCACTAGgcattcattttgttttgatgcTCTTTGAGGTCACTGTAATGGTCAGTATGCAGACAGGTAAATGAATTAGCCATGCTGTAGTCTCACAAAGTTTAAGCAAAATAAGGtctgaaacattttccttgATGATTTTTGAATCGTTGTCTGGAAAGTTTCCAGGTATGCCTTGTTAGGCATAGTTACAGTAGACATGTTCACTTTGATTATGCTGCAACAAAATGGATTAATGTTCCCAAGCTGTACAAGCAGTGTCAGTGCTGTAAGTAGAACTCTAGTATGGACATAGAAAAGACAGTATCATATGAGTAGTGTAGTGAAGTAGCTGCTCACTTGCATTAGGCTTTCTCCCAGGCTGCTGTTATAGCATGTGCAAGATAAAGATGTGATATTAAGAGTCCCTTACAATGCTAGCAGAGTAAACTGTGAGTCAAGTCTGGACTGGCTAAAGTAGGATAAATACTGGCTTATGAAGTTCATTCAAACTGTGTTCTCTACATAGTAAGGATGTCGCTTTAAATAGTTTGAGATACTTATGTAGAGCTTGTCTCTTACAGCCCCTTCTCAAAAGGGGAACAAGCAGGTTATTTGGGGTAgatatattttcagtttgtggATACGGTTAAGTCAGTGAAGGCTGTTCTCTGCCTGCCACGCTACAGTTGTGTAGTGCGACTTCAGGAAGATACTTAATACATTTGCAAGTCTTAATCACTTAAGCTCTTGTGGTACTCTTGCAAGAAGATGTATTGCAGTATCTCTTGGTCAGAATAtaggtctgggtttttttctacctgtGGATAACACTGCAGTTCAGTGATGCATTGATGTGCATAGACTGCTGCTTCTCAGTTAAAATGACTGGTAAATGTCCTTGCACTGTATAGggatttcttctgcttcaggGTGCCCTTGATGCCTTTGGCTTTTGGAATATGGTTAGTGGAAAATACAATACAGTTGAGCTATATATGTAGTGAAGGATTGGACTGGAGTTGATTGGGATCAATAAAATAGTGGGAAATGTAAATATGAAACATTAGTTTACTAGtaatttccctttctgtaaGATTAAGGACGAAAAAACCAATCTAGCCATGAATGAAGCAATTGAGCCAGGGACAGAACTTTGGTTCA contains these protein-coding regions:
- the FAM53A gene encoding protein FAM53A, whose product is MSIETRDRKSLQHFCVSSGKGTTTMVTLITEKLQNQSLDDLTCKTYNINLYSSEKLNKSGSLFPFEINEESPWKALNGGYPIQTDTTRNSAYPFPVCPFSTNTASNGSLQWQQESSSTSMVSGWISELNLNENSGQPLAPPTKRHCRSLSEPDELARCRSPWKPGNSKVWTPVSKRRCNSGGSATLQRCNSHGSATLQRSTSISLPQNILSLNNVFTITSFNTSPVPRPSSASSGFVDSSEGSTSSSTRWNSGGPCDFNPRRRLSLSQEHITETGNLLPSANSTPTSTPELSRRQGLLRCRSQPCVLNEKKSRLKRRREEDVRWNRPSLDFFKMTRTLKNSKSLCSLDYEDDDDDTQMKTIVSSPCDSNDLMNIITPGSSPMKEQLDEVRHHGSCQGSIKTRDYKKAAAVCESDEDTSDCESTEEGIFPLDCGDLDLEQIENN